The following are from one region of the Trichoplusia ni isolate ovarian cell line Hi5 chromosome 1, tn1, whole genome shotgun sequence genome:
- the LOC113494561 gene encoding uncharacterized protein LOC113494561 produces the protein MTDLVVNISSDESEEEAGIILNVRKVPTNPELPTQQVHSLSDEGGCTQIYSSNADDLYDDIAPAPSNSKGTKGKGLKRKSEGNSPENGKSIASVAAEKKTKKQKFLEEKAAKKAADEKNKMYKPGECMKHMRAEGHPSLWSRWYMSDVSRELAAAGARARHDPDVCDPALLVWSRTKPRTLQPTQGEVRLSPADERCDRALYITSAEEISELVSNHGLTPQLAQAQQLADCRLTLLLYRPHDFFKSNQRKTSNSNRMRVTEIELELALTDLLVSANCDTVVVNTPNELALAIVQFTKAIAEAPFKKARRECDEQAQFYMRGDNKKCVALDKDGVTGIGRLWQQMIAVLPQSSLETSRALCAKYPTPLALYQALQSSAVSEIAATGVSRAAAPGSRARRVGPEFARKLHTLFTAQSGDTLIE, from the exons ATGACTGATTTAGTTGTAAATATTAGCTCAGACGAGAGCGAAGAGGAAGCCGGCATTATTTTGAATG TGCGGAAAGTTCCTACAAACCCAGAGCTCCCAACACAACAAGTCCACTCATTGTCTGATGAAGGAGGCTGTACACAAATCTATAGTAGCAATGCAGATGACTTAT atgatGATATTGCTCCTGCTCCTTCTAACAGTAAAGGAACAAAGGGAAAAGGATTAAAACGAAAAAGTGAAG GTAATTCTCCTGAGAATGGCAAGAGCATAGCTAGTGTAGCAGCAGAGAAGAAGACTAAGAAACAGAAGTTCCTAGAGGAAAAAGCGGCAAAGAAAGCCGCCgacgaaaaaaacaaaatgtacaaaCCCGGGGAATGTATGAAG CACATGCGTGCAGAAGGCCACCCGAGCCTGTGGTCCCGCTGGTACATGTCGGACGTGTCCCGTGagctggcggcggcgggggcgcgcgcGCGACACGACCCCGACGTGTGCGACCCCGCGCTGCTCGTGTGGTCCAGGACCAAGCCCAGGACTCTACAGCCTACGCAGGGAGAG GTCCGCCTTAGCCCCGCAGACGAGCGTTGTGACCGAGCCCTGTACATCACGAGCGCGGAGGAGATCAGCGAGCTGGTGAGCAACCACGGCCTAACGCCGCAGCTGGCGCAGGCGCAGCAGCTGGCCGACTGCAGGCTCACGCTCTTGCTGTACCGACCACACGACTTCTTCAA ATCAAATCAGCGCAAAACATCGAACAGCAATCGTATGCGAGTGACAGAAATTGAACTGGAATTAGCCTTAACAG ATTTGCTGGTGTCTGCCAACTGTGACACAGTCGTTGTGAACACTCCGAATGAGCTTGCATTAGCCATCGTGCAGTTTACTAAGGCCATCGCGGAAGCTCCCTTCAA GAAAGCAAGACGCGAGTGCGACGAGCAAGCACAGTTTTACATGCGAGGAGACAACAAAAAATGTGTCGCTTTGGATAAAGATG GTGTGACAGGCATAGGCAGGTTGTGGCAGCAGATGATCGCGGTCCTGCCGCAGTCCAGCCTCGAGACCTCGCGCGCTCTCTGCGCCAAGTACCCCACACCACTGGCGCTGTATCAA GCCCTGCAGTCCAGCGCAGTATCGGAGATAGCTGCAACAGGCGTGTCCCGCGCGGCGGCGCCGGGCTCCCGCGCCCGACGCGTCGGCCCCGAGTTCGCGCGCAAGCTGCACACACTGTTCACCGCGCAGTCGGGAGATACACTCATAGAATAA
- the LOC113494570 gene encoding required for meiotic nuclear division protein 1 homolog yields the protein MTVYLSRIAISTFRCAAPRSVSTNIFNDIVLPKTRVLISENDIFGIVKPSISRNYTTDAIQPTIPVESGTLPIKKKVHKKANPAELSCQEGHYLTLAYATANSYDLKSLKEALLQQKLYEPGRLKAHEIGNVVVANPMYSVGDEPREIIFFGEGGIAFWNCTELEANNVLDFVRPFEVESYPKEVVEKEREVMTYVYQPNAKKCHLQQSSFVLLPNRDNSLERYTFSHAMIQSARLGAWESRLAALAASVSAHTSAMQRDGASKLDKKEVVRKLGELFSLRHVLNVESDLLDTPDFYWEEEQLERLYSSTVAYFTISRRTRVLNERLSHCVELLELLSSWAADRHHVRLEWMVIALILAEVCFELLHLFERSVFHVERRRPLRHHFATEIDETMFQDFVDKAK from the exons ATGACTGTGTATTTATCAAGAATTGCTATTAGCACATTTCGTTGCGCAGCGCCAAGAAGTGTATCTACGAATATTTTCAACGATATTGTTTTGCCGAAAACTCGAGTATTAATATCGGAAAACGATATTTTTGGTATTGTTAAGCCGTCAATATCAAGAAACTATACTACAGATGCGATACAGCCAACTATTCCGGTAGAAAGTGGTACTTTAcctataaaaaagaaagttcATAAGAAAGCGAATCCCGCTGAACTGAGTTGCCAAGAGGGACATTACCTTACGTTGGCTTACGCGACAGCTAACTCTTATgacttaaaaagtttaaagGAAGCTTTGTTACAGCAGAAACTGTATGAACCAGGAAG ACTAAAGGCACATGAAATAGGAAATGTAGTAGTCGCAAACCCCATGTACAGTGTGGGCGATGAGCCGAGAGAGATCATATTCTTTGGAGAAGGTGGCATTGCTTTCTGGAACTGCACCGAGCTGGAAGCCAACAATGTACTGGACTTTGTTAGGCC tttcgaAGTGGAGAGTTACCCAAAAGAGGTTGTGGAAAAGGAAAGAGAAGTTATGACATATGTGTACCAACCTAACGC TAAGAAGTGCCATCTACAGCAGTCTTCGTTCGTGCTATTACCAAATAGGGACAACTCATTGGAGAGGTACACGTTTAG CCACGCCATGATCCAGTCTGCGCGCCTGGGCGCGTGGGAGTCGCGGCTGGCGGCGCTGGCCGCGTCCGTCAGCGCGCACACCTCCGCCATGCAGCGAGACGGGGCCTCCAAACTGGATAAGAAGGAG GTGGTCCGCAAACTCGGCGAGTTATTCTCTCTCCGGCACGTTCTGAACGTGGAGTCAGACCTGCTGGACACGCCGGACTTCTACTGGGAGGAGGAGCAGCTCGAGCGCCTGTACTCCAGCACCGTCGCGTACTTCACCATCTCCAGGAGAACCAGG GTTCTAAACGAGCGCCTGTCTCACTGCGTGGAACTACTAGAACTCCTCTCATCATGGGCAGCAGACCGCCACCACGTCCGCCTCGAGTGGATGGTGATCGCGCTCATCCTGGCCGAGGTCTGCTTCGAGCTGCTGCACCTGTTCGAGAG GAGCGTGTTCCACGTCGAGCGCCGGCGGCCGCTGCGACATCACTTCGCGACGGAAATCGATGAGACCATGTTCCAGGACTTTGTCGACAAAGCAAAATGA